One part of the Edaphobacter acidisoli genome encodes these proteins:
- a CDS encoding response regulator has product MTSEQNVPEVPSHQGPAISQSNDQQDGNVQFSGQPAQHGMGQSKSSRRRRRKRKNKTASDGQGQQGGAPQAGDQPVGQIQAAAQPQGQQHNQDQHGQNAGGKRWKKKFRDRDRPRGGGDNQGNGFRSHDTHQPGNVVSGYKRKGGKQQQQRGSRGFVGPMDHSYRAVNGNFADAPPSTIDGMNGNYQGRSGGRGGYQGDSQPIDYSQGRAIPIPEGAPTKIYFFIEDLFITAKIQETARKLGVKVAFVKNDKDVVAGLIGAEEDDRAGLIVFDLNNANAKPLTLIPKLKAKLKRSTSIIGFLSHLQGDLKAKAVEAGCDTVMPRAAFSQNLPNLLRRYGFEEEEETNFNQ; this is encoded by the coding sequence ATGACTTCAGAGCAGAACGTACCCGAAGTGCCATCGCACCAGGGGCCGGCAATATCCCAATCCAACGACCAGCAGGACGGTAACGTCCAGTTTTCCGGCCAGCCCGCGCAGCATGGCATGGGACAGTCCAAGAGCAGCCGGCGCCGCCGCCGCAAGCGCAAGAACAAGACGGCTTCGGATGGCCAGGGACAGCAGGGCGGAGCGCCACAGGCAGGCGACCAGCCCGTGGGACAGATTCAAGCTGCGGCGCAGCCGCAGGGACAGCAGCATAACCAGGACCAGCACGGTCAAAACGCCGGCGGCAAGCGGTGGAAGAAGAAGTTCCGCGACCGTGACCGACCGCGCGGTGGCGGCGACAACCAGGGCAACGGCTTCCGCAGCCATGACACGCACCAGCCCGGCAACGTCGTCTCGGGTTACAAGCGCAAAGGCGGCAAGCAGCAACAGCAGCGTGGATCGCGCGGCTTTGTCGGCCCCATGGACCACAGCTATCGCGCTGTGAATGGCAACTTCGCCGATGCGCCGCCTTCGACCATCGACGGCATGAATGGAAATTACCAGGGCCGCTCGGGCGGACGCGGCGGCTATCAGGGCGACTCGCAGCCCATCGACTACTCGCAGGGCCGCGCGATTCCGATTCCTGAAGGCGCTCCTACGAAGATTTACTTCTTTATCGAAGACCTGTTCATCACCGCGAAGATTCAGGAGACGGCGCGTAAGCTCGGCGTCAAGGTGGCCTTCGTCAAGAACGATAAGGATGTCGTTGCCGGTCTGATCGGCGCCGAGGAAGATGACCGCGCGGGCCTGATTGTCTTCGATCTGAACAACGCCAATGCCAAGCCGCTGACGCTGATTCCCAAGCTGAAGGCAAAGCTGAAGCGGAGCACCTCGATTATCGGCTTCCTCTCGCACCTGCAGGGCGACCTGAAGGCAAAGGCGGTGGAGGCTGGTTGCGATACGGTGATGCCGCGTGCGGCGTTCTCGCAGAACCTTCCCAATCTGCTTCGCCGCTATGGGTTCGAGGAAGAGGAAGAGACGAACTTCAACCAGTAA